The following coding sequences lie in one Candidatus Binatia bacterium genomic window:
- a CDS encoding alginate export family protein, whose product MKRGIAILGMALMAMAAEAQTPAAPAPAAAPASAARGLTIPKMEIDGPWDSTIRLEFFNRLRGEFVSWFEPAPTSATPDYRYDFLANKFQLGLRVTRDPYEVFLQFQNTTLAEVPANAVGVGGSYYQNTPETDQNGAFLRQGWIQIRNLFGFSGLTLKGGRQLYLDGFDAPAKNPSLRWIQAQRFAQRLLGPFDYTNVGRSFTGGQVSKDWDLFNLTAFGFTPTWGGFEVDGNRQLDIAVGGAALYLKDAPAVGNTVGRFFAFYYDDRRDIVYLDNRPLAQRNKDRGRPANIFTIGANAAHVHELGPGLADGALYAYGQLGKWQSLTQEAWAYGVEGGYRFPEVWAQPWTRIGINSGSGDGDPNDDTHGTFYQMLPTAWLYAMFPFYNMMNNQDVFIQNILDPHPRVTLRSDFHWLRVNSGDDFAYFGGGPTQNKIFGYGGTAAKGQYELAYLLHFLLSVRPTDFFSINAVYGHAWGQGVINENFAGNGGDYGFLEGILAF is encoded by the coding sequence ATGAAGCGAGGGATAGCGATTCTCGGAATGGCGCTGATGGCGATGGCGGCCGAGGCGCAGACGCCGGCGGCGCCCGCTCCGGCGGCAGCGCCGGCATCGGCGGCGCGCGGGCTCACGATCCCGAAGATGGAAATCGATGGACCGTGGGACAGTACGATTCGACTCGAGTTCTTCAACCGCCTGCGCGGCGAGTTCGTCAGTTGGTTCGAGCCGGCGCCGACTTCGGCCACCCCCGATTACCGTTACGATTTTCTGGCCAACAAGTTCCAACTCGGCCTGCGGGTGACGCGCGACCCCTACGAGGTGTTCCTGCAGTTCCAGAACACGACCCTTGCCGAGGTGCCGGCCAACGCCGTCGGCGTCGGCGGATCGTACTACCAGAATACGCCGGAGACCGACCAGAACGGCGCCTTCCTGCGGCAGGGCTGGATCCAGATCCGCAACCTCTTCGGCTTCAGCGGTCTGACGTTGAAAGGTGGCCGCCAGCTCTACCTCGACGGGTTCGATGCGCCCGCGAAGAACCCGAGCCTGCGGTGGATTCAGGCGCAGCGTTTTGCACAACGACTGCTCGGACCGTTCGACTACACCAACGTCGGCCGCAGCTTCACCGGCGGGCAGGTCTCCAAGGACTGGGACCTCTTCAATCTGACGGCGTTCGGGTTCACGCCCACCTGGGGCGGTTTCGAGGTCGACGGCAACCGCCAGCTCGACATCGCCGTCGGCGGCGCGGCCCTCTACCTCAAGGATGCGCCGGCTGTGGGCAATACGGTCGGCCGCTTCTTCGCCTTCTACTACGACGACCGGCGCGACATCGTCTATCTCGACAACCGTCCGCTGGCGCAGCGCAATAAGGATCGGGGCCGGCCGGCGAACATCTTCACGATCGGCGCCAACGCCGCGCACGTCCACGAACTCGGGCCCGGGCTCGCGGACGGCGCCCTCTACGCTTACGGGCAGTTGGGCAAATGGCAGAGCCTGACGCAGGAAGCCTGGGCCTATGGCGTCGAGGGCGGCTACCGCTTTCCGGAGGTGTGGGCGCAACCGTGGACCCGCATCGGCATCAACAGCGGCTCGGGCGACGGCGACCCCAACGACGACACCCACGGGACGTTCTACCAGATGCTACCCACGGCGTGGCTGTACGCGATGTTTCCCTTCTACAATATGATGAACAACCAGGACGTGTTCATCCAGAACATCCTCGATCCGCATCCGCGCGTCACGCTGCGCAGCGACTTCCACTGGCTGCGAGTGAACAGCGGCGACGACTTCGCGTACTTCGGCGGCGGTCCGACGCAGAATAAGATCTTCGGGTACGGCGGTACCGCGGCGAAGGGCCAGTACGAGCTCGCCTATCTGCTGCACTTCCTCCTCAGCGTCCGGCCGACCGACTTCTTCTCGATCAACGCGGTGTACGGCCATGCCTGGGGGCAGGGCGTGATCAACGAGAACTTCGCCGGCAACGGCGGCGATTACGGATTTCTCGAGGGAATCCTGGCGTTCTGA
- a CDS encoding MFS transporter: MSTKLFFGVGSISDGAKTASFNVFLLFYYNQVLGLPATLGGAAIFVALCVDAVTDPLVGSLSDNWHSRWGRRHPFMYASAVPTAACFVLLFNPPAGLGPGALFAWLLTFAVGVRAFLTLYIIPSSSMLPELSSDYDERTSFVSYRFFFGWVGGLTTAQMGYLYFFAPSATFADGRFDAAAYGAFAVAAAGLIGAAIVTSALGTHRLIPLLRVPATRTAFSLRRLAREVREVLRNRSYRALVLGALFAAVAAGFNDVVGLYMSTYFWGLSTAQIAVLVYALAIGAMLAVVLARPVTHRFDKKRTLLGLAGGALVLGPLPVFLRLFDLMPPNGSPWLLTTLFVHALCMVTAIVSIGICVSSMLADTVDEHELATGRRQEGMFVAAISFVGKATSGLGGLLAGVALDAIGFPRGAEPGAVPEKLLVDLGIVVGPILLLLYLLAVACLSRYDLTRARHGEVLSALAQRRAAGAS, encoded by the coding sequence TTGTCCACGAAGCTGTTCTTCGGTGTGGGGTCGATCTCCGACGGGGCCAAGACGGCATCCTTCAACGTCTTCCTGTTGTTCTACTACAACCAGGTGCTGGGGTTGCCGGCGACGCTGGGCGGTGCCGCGATTTTCGTAGCCCTGTGCGTGGATGCCGTCACCGACCCGTTGGTCGGCTCGCTCTCCGACAACTGGCACTCCCGCTGGGGGCGGCGCCACCCGTTCATGTACGCCTCGGCGGTACCTACGGCCGCCTGTTTCGTGCTGCTCTTCAACCCGCCGGCCGGTCTCGGGCCCGGAGCGCTGTTTGCGTGGCTGCTGACCTTTGCGGTCGGCGTCAGGGCGTTTCTCACTCTCTACATCATTCCCAGCAGCTCGATGCTGCCCGAGCTGAGCTCGGACTACGACGAGCGCACGTCGTTTGTCAGCTATCGCTTCTTCTTCGGCTGGGTCGGCGGATTGACCACCGCCCAGATGGGGTACCTGTATTTCTTCGCGCCATCGGCCACGTTCGCCGACGGGCGTTTCGACGCGGCCGCGTATGGCGCCTTCGCGGTGGCAGCCGCCGGACTGATCGGGGCGGCAATCGTGACGTCCGCGCTCGGCACGCACCGACTCATTCCGCTGCTGAGAGTACCGGCAACACGTACCGCGTTCTCCCTGCGACGTCTGGCGCGAGAGGTCCGCGAGGTGCTGCGCAATCGGTCGTACCGGGCCCTGGTGCTCGGCGCTCTGTTCGCCGCCGTCGCCGCCGGCTTCAACGACGTCGTCGGGCTTTACATGAGTACCTACTTCTGGGGTCTGAGCACGGCGCAGATCGCCGTGCTGGTGTATGCGCTCGCCATCGGGGCCATGCTCGCGGTAGTCCTCGCACGGCCGGTCACGCACCGGTTCGACAAGAAACGCACGCTTCTCGGGCTCGCCGGCGGCGCCCTCGTGTTGGGCCCGTTGCCCGTGTTCCTCCGCTTGTTCGACCTGATGCCTCCGAACGGGTCGCCGTGGCTGCTGACGACGTTGTTCGTCCATGCGTTGTGCATGGTGACCGCGATCGTGTCGATCGGCATCTGTGTCTCGTCGATGCTCGCCGATACGGTCGACGAGCACGAACTGGCCACGGGCCGCCGGCAGGAGGGCATGTTCGTCGCGGCGATTTCGTTCGTCGGCAAGGCGACGTCGGGCCTGGGCGGCCTGCTCGCCGGCGTGGCACTCGATGCGATCGGATTCCCGCGCGGGGCAGAGCCCGGCGCCGTCCCCGAAAAGCTACTGGTCGACCTCGGCATCGTGGTCGGGCCGATACTTCTGCTGCTCTACCTTCTGGCGGTGGCGTGCCTGTCGCGTTACGACCTCACGCGCGCCCGCCACGGCGAGGTTCTGAGCGCACTCGCCCAGCGCCGCGCCGCCGGCGCGAGTTGA
- the glmM gene encoding phosphoglucosamine mutase (catalyzes the conversion of glucosamine-6-phosphate to glucosamine-1-phosphate), producing MTRARRWFGTDGIRGTANVEPITVETMVRVGQALGHWTRSALRGQRRVVIGRDTRRSGDMLESAVAAGLCAAGAEVLLAGLLPTPAVALLTRRLGAAAGVVVSASHNPAGDNGVKLFAGDGFKLSDDAEAEIEATLLAAADHAPALPTGSGIGTVTRVEDASGRYVDAVVGTVPTSAALRGVRIVLDCAHGATYRVAPEIFRALGAAVTTIGAAPDGDNINRDAGALHTAAMQARVVAEGAQIGMAFDG from the coding sequence GTGACCCGGGCGCGGCGTTGGTTCGGCACCGACGGGATTCGCGGCACGGCGAACGTCGAGCCGATAACGGTGGAGACGATGGTGCGGGTCGGTCAGGCACTTGGCCACTGGACCCGGTCGGCATTGCGAGGGCAGCGGCGCGTGGTCATCGGCCGCGACACGCGCCGGTCGGGCGACATGCTCGAAAGCGCAGTGGCCGCGGGGTTATGTGCGGCGGGCGCCGAAGTGCTGCTCGCCGGGTTGCTGCCGACGCCCGCGGTGGCGCTGCTGACCCGCCGGCTCGGAGCCGCAGCGGGGGTGGTGGTTTCGGCCTCGCACAACCCCGCTGGCGACAACGGCGTCAAGCTCTTTGCCGGTGACGGCTTCAAACTCTCCGATGACGCCGAAGCGGAAATCGAGGCCACCCTGCTCGCGGCGGCCGACCACGCGCCGGCGTTGCCGACCGGGAGCGGCATCGGCACGGTGACCCGCGTCGAGGACGCGTCGGGCCGCTACGTCGACGCGGTGGTAGGTACGGTGCCCACGTCCGCGGCGTTACGAGGGGTGCGCATCGTCCTCGACTGCGCCCACGGCGCGACCTACCGGGTCGCGCCGGAGATCTTCCGTGCGCTCGGCGCCGCCGTTACGACCATCGGCGCCGCGCCCGACGGCGATAACATCAACCGTGACGCCGGGGCCCTGCACACGGCCGCGATGCAGGCGCGGGTGGTGGCCGAAGGGGCGCAAATCGGGATGGCGTTCGACGG
- the recQ gene encoding DNA helicase RecQ, with product MESANANADRILAVVRRYWGYDTLRPLQHEAMQAALAQRDSLVVMPTGGGKSLCYQVPPAVTGRTDIVVSPLIALMKDQVDALSACGYPAAALHSGMDFDALQDARQRIATGRVHLVFVAPERLLTPRMLDLLGRVDVRAFAIDEAHCISHWGHDFRPEYRQLTQLKERFPQASVHAYTATATQRVRDDVVVQLGLQDPTVLIGTFDRPNLVYRVLPRRDAAAQTLEVIRRHAGQAGIVYCISRKDAESMAAALATRGIRAAHYHAGMSPDARRRTQDAFAAEQIDVIAATVAFGMGIDRSDVRCVVHAGMPKSIEHYQQETGRAGRDGLEAECVLLYSAADVIKWESLIESSAAAAEAPPETAAAARQLLEQMRRFATAASCRHARLSEYFGQSYPRDNCGACDVCLDEVEGVADGTVIAQKILSCVARAEQRFGVEHIADILLGAKTERIRNWGHDKLTTYGLLKDTPRKAVVNWTYQLLDAGLLARTNSDRPVLTLNDASWAVLRGQRTVRLIQPKADGVKTAPVDADSWAGVERGLFDHLRAWRRRVADGRGVPPFVIFADTTLRELARARPSSPGALLAVRGIGERKLADFGDELIREIRTYCDAHAIATDTAAGSPPRRTGAADRSPR from the coding sequence ATGGAATCCGCCAACGCCAACGCCGACCGCATCCTCGCCGTCGTCCGGCGGTATTGGGGTTACGACACCCTGCGGCCGTTGCAGCACGAGGCCATGCAGGCAGCCCTCGCGCAGCGCGATTCGCTCGTCGTGATGCCCACCGGCGGCGGCAAGTCGCTCTGTTACCAGGTGCCGCCCGCCGTCACCGGACGCACCGACATCGTCGTCTCGCCCCTCATCGCCCTGATGAAGGACCAGGTCGACGCCCTGAGCGCCTGCGGCTATCCCGCCGCCGCCCTGCACAGCGGCATGGACTTCGACGCCCTGCAGGATGCCCGGCAACGCATCGCCACCGGTCGGGTCCACCTCGTCTTCGTGGCCCCCGAGCGATTGCTGACGCCGCGCATGCTGGATCTCCTCGGCCGCGTCGACGTGCGCGCTTTTGCCATCGACGAGGCCCACTGCATCAGCCACTGGGGCCACGACTTCCGTCCGGAATACCGCCAGCTCACCCAGCTCAAGGAGCGCTTCCCGCAGGCCAGCGTCCACGCCTATACCGCCACCGCCACCCAGCGCGTGCGCGACGACGTCGTCGTGCAGCTCGGTTTGCAGGACCCGACCGTACTGATCGGCACGTTCGACCGGCCGAACCTCGTCTATCGCGTGCTACCGCGGCGGGACGCCGCGGCGCAGACACTGGAGGTAATTCGCCGGCATGCAGGCCAGGCCGGCATCGTTTACTGCATCAGCCGCAAGGACGCCGAGTCCATGGCCGCGGCCCTCGCCACGCGTGGCATCCGGGCGGCGCACTATCACGCCGGCATGTCGCCCGACGCGCGCCGGCGCACGCAGGATGCGTTTGCCGCGGAACAGATCGACGTCATCGCCGCGACCGTGGCCTTCGGCATGGGCATCGACCGCAGCGACGTCCGCTGCGTGGTGCACGCCGGCATGCCGAAATCGATCGAGCACTATCAGCAGGAGACGGGCCGGGCCGGCCGCGACGGTCTCGAAGCGGAGTGCGTGTTGCTGTACTCGGCCGCCGACGTCATCAAGTGGGAGTCGCTCATCGAGAGCAGTGCCGCCGCGGCCGAGGCGCCACCCGAGACCGCGGCGGCGGCGCGGCAACTGCTCGAGCAGATGCGACGCTTCGCCACCGCGGCGAGCTGCCGGCACGCGCGGCTATCGGAGTACTTCGGACAGTCGTACCCGCGGGACAACTGCGGCGCCTGCGACGTGTGCCTCGACGAGGTCGAGGGCGTCGCCGACGGCACCGTCATCGCGCAAAAAATCCTGTCGTGCGTCGCCCGCGCCGAGCAACGCTTCGGTGTCGAACACATCGCCGACATCCTGCTCGGGGCCAAGACCGAACGGATTCGCAACTGGGGACACGACAAGCTGACCACGTACGGACTGCTGAAGGACACCCCGCGCAAGGCGGTGGTGAACTGGACCTACCAGCTCCTCGACGCCGGCCTGCTGGCGCGCACCAACTCTGACCGCCCGGTACTGACCCTCAACGACGCGTCATGGGCGGTACTGCGCGGACAACGAACCGTGCGGTTGATTCAGCCGAAGGCCGACGGCGTCAAGACGGCGCCGGTCGATGCCGACTCCTGGGCCGGCGTGGAGCGCGGCCTGTTCGACCATCTGCGGGCCTGGCGGCGGCGGGTAGCCGACGGCCGCGGCGTCCCGCCGTTCGTCATCTTCGCGGATACGACGTTGCGCGAGCTGGCCCGCGCACGTCCGAGCAGTCCCGGGGCACTCCTCGCCGTGCGCGGCATCGGCGAGCGCAAGCTCGCCGACTTCGGCGACGAGCTGATCCGCGAGATCCGAACGTACTGCGACGCGCACGCGATCGCGACCGACACCGCCGCGGGCAGCCCGCCCCGGCGGACCGGCGCGGCGGACCGCTCACCCCGCTGA
- the ftsH gene encoding ATP-dependent zinc metalloprotease FtsH, with translation MNQVSRNIALWLVLGLMFLLLFNLFNKQQSKEPEVVFSDFLSSVEKGDVTEVTIQGQNIRGKYQNGERFKTYAPEDPGLVQLLRDKAVKIAAKPEDGDPWYIVLFVQWFPMLLLIGVWIFFMRQMQVGGGKAMSFGKSRAKLLNENTHKVTFNDVSGIDEAKEELEEIIAFLKDPKKFTKLGGRIPKGVLLVGSPGTGKTLLARAIAGEAGVPFFSISGSDFVEMFVGVGASRVRDLFVQGKKNAPCIIFIDEIDAVGRHRGAGLGGGHDEREQTLNQLLVEMDGFEANEGVILIAATNRPDVLDPALLRPGRFDRRVVVPRPDVKGREGILRVHTRRVPLSPDVDLGLLARGTPGFAGADLENLVNEAALLAARQNKERVDMADFDIAKDKVMMGAERKSMIMSQEERRNTAYHEAGHALVAKLLPGADPVHKVSIIPRGMALGVTQQVPLDDRHSYTREFILNSLTIRFGGRAAEELILGHITTGAADDIEKTTDWARKMVCEWGMSDRLGPMTFGKKEEQIFLGRDFTQLQDYSDQTAVEIDAEVRRIVSECYRQARDLLAANIDILHKIAEVLLEKEVLDGAEIDEIIRACRAGGAPPLTMAGADALA, from the coding sequence GTGAATCAGGTTTCACGAAACATAGCCCTGTGGTTGGTCCTCGGGCTGATGTTCTTGCTGCTGTTCAATCTGTTCAACAAACAGCAGTCGAAGGAGCCCGAGGTGGTCTTCAGTGACTTCCTGTCGTCCGTCGAAAAGGGCGACGTGACGGAAGTTACCATCCAGGGCCAGAACATCCGCGGCAAGTACCAGAACGGGGAACGTTTCAAGACGTACGCTCCGGAGGATCCGGGGCTGGTCCAACTGCTGCGCGACAAGGCCGTGAAGATCGCCGCTAAACCGGAAGATGGCGATCCGTGGTACATCGTCCTGTTCGTGCAGTGGTTCCCGATGCTCTTGCTGATCGGCGTCTGGATCTTCTTCATGCGACAGATGCAGGTGGGCGGCGGCAAGGCGATGTCGTTCGGCAAGAGCCGCGCCAAGCTGCTCAACGAGAACACCCACAAGGTCACCTTCAACGACGTCTCGGGTATCGACGAGGCCAAGGAAGAGCTCGAGGAAATCATCGCGTTCCTTAAGGACCCGAAGAAGTTCACCAAGCTGGGCGGCCGGATCCCGAAAGGCGTCCTGCTGGTGGGGTCTCCGGGTACCGGCAAGACGCTGTTGGCGCGGGCGATCGCCGGCGAGGCCGGTGTGCCATTCTTCTCGATCAGCGGTTCGGACTTCGTCGAGATGTTCGTGGGCGTGGGCGCCTCGCGCGTGCGCGACCTGTTCGTGCAGGGCAAGAAGAACGCCCCCTGCATCATCTTCATCGACGAGATCGACGCGGTGGGCCGTCACCGGGGGGCGGGTCTCGGCGGGGGGCACGACGAGCGCGAGCAGACACTGAACCAGTTGCTAGTCGAGATGGACGGGTTCGAGGCCAATGAAGGTGTCATCCTGATCGCGGCAACCAACCGTCCCGACGTGCTGGATCCGGCCCTGTTGAGACCGGGCCGTTTCGACCGCCGCGTGGTCGTGCCGCGGCCCGACGTCAAGGGGCGCGAAGGTATCCTGCGCGTCCATACGCGGCGCGTGCCGCTCTCTCCCGACGTCGATCTCGGCCTGCTGGCTCGCGGGACACCGGGGTTTGCCGGCGCCGATCTGGAAAACCTCGTCAACGAAGCGGCGCTGCTCGCCGCCCGCCAGAACAAGGAGCGGGTGGACATGGCCGACTTCGACATCGCCAAGGACAAGGTCATGATGGGCGCCGAGCGCAAGAGCATGATCATGAGCCAGGAAGAGCGGCGCAACACGGCCTACCACGAGGCCGGGCATGCGCTGGTGGCGAAGCTCCTGCCGGGGGCGGACCCCGTGCACAAGGTGTCGATCATTCCGCGCGGGATGGCGCTCGGCGTGACTCAGCAGGTCCCGCTCGACGATCGTCACTCGTACACCCGCGAGTTTATCCTCAACAGTCTGACGATCCGCTTCGGCGGGCGGGCGGCCGAAGAGCTGATTCTCGGTCACATCACCACCGGCGCGGCCGACGACATCGAGAAGACCACCGACTGGGCGCGCAAGATGGTGTGCGAGTGGGGCATGAGCGACAGGCTCGGACCGATGACGTTCGGCAAGAAGGAGGAGCAAATCTTTCTCGGGCGCGACTTCACGCAACTGCAGGACTACTCGGATCAGACCGCGGTGGAGATCGACGCCGAGGTGCGCCGCATCGTTAGCGAGTGCTATCGGCAGGCGCGCGACCTGCTGGCCGCGAACATCGACATCCTGCACAAGATCGCCGAAGTACTGCTGGAGAAAGAGGTGCTCGACGGTGCGGAGATCGACGAGATCATCCGGGCCTGTCGCGCGGGGGGCGCGCCGCCACTGACGATGGCCGGTGCGGACGCACTGGCGTAA
- the cdaA gene encoding diadenylate cyclase CdaA: MLDLFANLRLQDAIDILVIAFVIYRLMDLIRGTRAVQMLIGLGVVFVLFLSSSYFELYTLNWILDNFLSAFLLIIVVIFQDDIRRALTQVGAQRFFAGMPEMQQQDLEEIVRAAVLLASRRIGALLVLQREVGLNQYVEGGTTLDAQVSKELITSIFQPASPIHDGALIVHRGRIIAAGCFLPLTQNPHVSKTLGTRHRAAIGLTEETDAVVIVISEEEGAISLVREGRLTRGVDAGTLRATLQQLLVR, encoded by the coding sequence ATGCTCGACTTGTTTGCAAATCTGCGTCTTCAGGATGCCATCGACATTCTGGTAATCGCGTTTGTGATCTACCGGCTGATGGACCTCATCCGCGGCACCCGTGCCGTGCAGATGCTCATCGGTCTCGGGGTCGTGTTCGTGCTGTTCCTGTCGTCGAGTTACTTCGAGCTCTACACCCTCAACTGGATCCTCGATAACTTCCTGAGCGCCTTCCTGCTCATCATCGTCGTCATCTTTCAGGACGACATCCGCCGTGCCCTGACTCAGGTCGGGGCGCAGCGCTTCTTTGCCGGCATGCCGGAGATGCAGCAGCAGGATCTCGAAGAGATCGTCCGCGCCGCGGTCTTGCTGGCCAGCCGCCGCATCGGAGCGTTACTCGTGCTGCAGCGCGAGGTCGGGCTGAACCAGTACGTCGAGGGCGGAACGACCCTCGACGCCCAGGTCAGCAAGGAGCTGATCACGAGTATCTTTCAGCCGGCCTCGCCGATCCATGACGGGGCGCTGATCGTCCACCGCGGCCGCATCATCGCGGCCGGCTGCTTTCTGCCGTTGACGCAGAACCCTCACGTCAGCAAGACCCTCGGGACCCGGCATCGGGCGGCGATCGGGCTCACCGAGGAAACCGACGCCGTGGTGATCGTCATTTCCGAGGAGGAAGGGGCCATTTCGCTGGTGCGCGAGGGCCGCCTGACGCGCGGGGTCGACGCCGGGACGCTGCGCGCTACCTTGCAGCAACTTTTGGTGCGATGA
- the tilS gene encoding tRNA lysidine(34) synthetase TilS: protein MGRRADERFLGVVGRTLARHGMVAPGDRVLVAVSGGADSVALLGALAAMAPRLEVTLHAAHLHHGVRGAEADRDAAVAATVAERCGVSFTVERATDLPAGANFEARARARRYAFLRRVARIEGCARVATGHTRDDQAETLLMRLVRGAGRRGLGGMEPVRDGWLIRPLLACSRGDVLAFLAARGLPWCEDASNDDRHFLRNRVRHEVLPLLRALNPSIDAVLAATAGVLATEDRWLDDVVESRVPLGGSLPVAGMAGLPLALRVRVVRLWLRRQRGHLRGLGRVHLEDMAALAVGSRGRALVPVPGGGAVERRSGALRFRSDLRLVSSAPAPKRPVAGA, encoded by the coding sequence ATGGGCCGCCGAGCGGACGAGCGATTTCTGGGGGTCGTCGGGCGCACACTTGCCCGCCACGGCATGGTCGCGCCGGGGGACCGGGTGCTCGTTGCCGTCTCCGGCGGAGCCGATTCGGTGGCGCTGCTGGGGGCCCTGGCCGCGATGGCGCCGCGACTCGAAGTGACGCTGCACGCCGCTCACCTGCACCACGGCGTGCGCGGAGCGGAGGCCGACCGCGACGCCGCCGTCGCTGCCACGGTTGCCGAGCGCTGCGGTGTCTCCTTTACGGTGGAACGCGCCACCGACCTGCCAGCCGGTGCCAACTTCGAGGCCCGCGCTCGGGCCCGCCGCTATGCGTTTCTGCGCCGGGTGGCTCGCATCGAGGGTTGCGCTCGCGTGGCGACGGGACACACGCGCGACGATCAGGCCGAGACGCTGCTCATGCGCCTGGTGCGCGGTGCCGGGCGCCGCGGTCTCGGGGGTATGGAACCGGTACGCGACGGGTGGCTTATCCGGCCACTGCTCGCGTGCAGCCGCGGCGACGTCCTCGCCTTTCTCGCGGCGCGCGGCCTGCCGTGGTGCGAGGACGCCAGCAACGACGACCGGCACTTCCTGCGCAATCGCGTTCGCCACGAAGTGCTGCCCCTGCTCCGTGCCTTGAACCCGTCGATCGATGCCGTTCTGGCCGCGACTGCCGGCGTGCTCGCCACCGAGGACCGCTGGCTCGACGATGTCGTCGAAAGCCGTGTCCCGCTCGGCGGGTCACTGCCGGTGGCGGGGATGGCAGGTCTGCCGCTTGCTCTGCGGGTGCGCGTCGTGCGCCTCTGGTTGCGGCGGCAGCGCGGGCACCTGCGCGGACTCGGTCGCGTTCATCTGGAGGATATGGCGGCGCTGGCGGTGGGGAGTCGCGGGCGGGCGCTGGTGCCCGTGCCGGGTGGCGGCGCGGTCGAGCGCCGGTCCGGCGCGTTGCGGTTTCGGTCCGATTTGCGGCTGGTTTCGAGCGCTCCGGCCCCCAAACGGCCCGTTGCTGGTGCATAG
- the amrS gene encoding AmmeMemoRadiSam system radical SAM enzyme codes for MDATVPTRYWHALEDGRVQCDVCPRACRLHEGQRGMCFVRACQGAQVVLTTYGRSSGFCVDPIEKKPLNHFFPGSAVLSFGTAGCNLACKYCQNWDISKSREVDTLADVASPATIARAAVALGCRSVAFTYNDPVIFMEYAIDVARACHAVGVRTVAVTAGYICADPRREFFSYIDAANVDLKAFTETFYHELTAGHLAPVLETLEYLKRETDVWLELTTLLIPGHNDSDDELDRMTRWVVDRLGPDVPMHFSAFHPDYKMLDVPPTPPATLTRARTIARRNGVRYAYTGNVRDPEGGSTYCHACGKVTIERDWYDIGAWGLTEDGHCGSCGAACAGRFAARPGGWGAKRLPVRLADFEARA; via the coding sequence ATGGACGCTACCGTACCCACACGGTACTGGCATGCGCTCGAAGACGGGCGGGTGCAGTGCGATGTCTGCCCGCGCGCGTGCAGGTTGCACGAGGGGCAGCGCGGGATGTGTTTCGTGCGTGCCTGCCAGGGCGCACAGGTCGTTCTCACTACCTACGGGCGCTCGAGCGGCTTCTGTGTCGATCCCATCGAGAAGAAGCCGCTGAACCACTTCTTCCCCGGTTCGGCGGTGCTGTCTTTCGGTACCGCCGGCTGCAACCTGGCGTGCAAGTACTGTCAGAACTGGGACATCTCGAAGTCGCGCGAGGTCGATACGCTCGCCGACGTCGCGTCGCCGGCGACGATCGCGCGGGCGGCCGTGGCCCTCGGCTGCCGGAGCGTGGCGTTCACGTACAACGATCCGGTGATCTTCATGGAGTATGCAATTGACGTCGCGCGGGCCTGCCACGCCGTTGGCGTGCGGACGGTGGCGGTCACGGCGGGGTACATATGCGCCGATCCCCGGCGCGAGTTCTTCAGTTACATCGACGCCGCCAACGTCGACCTCAAGGCATTCACGGAGACGTTCTACCACGAGCTTACCGCCGGGCATCTCGCCCCCGTGCTCGAGACCCTGGAGTACCTGAAGCGAGAGACGGACGTTTGGCTCGAGCTCACGACGCTGCTCATCCCCGGGCACAACGACAGCGACGACGAACTCGACCGGATGACCCGGTGGGTCGTGGACCGTCTCGGTCCCGACGTGCCGATGCACTTCAGTGCGTTTCACCCGGACTACAAGATGCTCGATGTTCCGCCGACGCCGCCCGCAACGCTGACTCGCGCTCGGACGATCGCTCGGCGCAACGGGGTCCGCTACGCCTATACCGGCAACGTCCGCGACCCCGAGGGCGGCAGCACGTACTGCCACGCCTGCGGCAAGGTCACGATCGAGCGCGACTGGTACGACATCGGCGCCTGGGGGCTGACCGAAGACGGCCACTGCGGGTCATGCGGGGCGGCGTGCGCCGGACGGTTCGCCGCGCGCCCCGGCGGGTGGGGCGCGAAGCGTCTGCCGGTACGTTTGGCGGACTTCGAAGCGCGGGCCTGA